The Tepidibacter aestuarii genome contains a region encoding:
- a CDS encoding peptide chain release factor 3: MSQQNLSFIDEVRRRRTFAIISHPDAGKTTLTEKFLLYGGAIHQAGSVKSRRSQKHAVSDWMEIEKQRGISVTSSVLQFEYNNFCINILDTPGHQDFSEDTYRTLMAADSAVMVIDSAKGVEAQTKKLFQVCKMRGIPIFTFINKMDRQGKDPFELMEDLENVLGIRSCPVNWPIGSGKEFKGVFNRQKDQIELFNDGNHGQSIAKSVVGKVDDEKFAELLGDSLHEQLLNDIELLDVAGDAFDLDQISKGELTPVFFGSALTNFGVEPFLESFLDITTPPTPRDSNMGVVDTESDNFSGFIFKIQANMDKAHRDRIAFLRICSGKFEKGMTVNHVQRGKKVKLAQPQQFVAQDRVIVDSAYPGDIIGIHDPGIFNIGDTLSQKQSKLQYKGIPQFAPEHFARISTLNSLKRKQFLKGITQISEEGAIQVYKRPNIGMEELIVGVVGVLQLEVLEYRLKNEYSVDITMQRLPYRFIRWAEVGSFDAHSMSMTMDTILVEDKDKNPAFLFQSEWSPNQLVSRNEGLVLSETSIY, from the coding sequence ATGTCACAACAAAATTTAAGCTTTATCGATGAGGTTAGAAGAAGAAGAACTTTTGCAATCATTTCCCATCCCGATGCCGGAAAGACTACATTAACTGAGAAATTCTTATTATACGGAGGAGCAATTCACCAAGCTGGATCTGTTAAATCTAGAAGATCTCAAAAACATGCTGTATCTGACTGGATGGAAATTGAAAAGCAAAGAGGTATATCTGTTACATCAAGTGTACTTCAATTTGAGTACAACAATTTCTGCATTAATATACTAGATACGCCTGGACACCAGGACTTCAGTGAGGATACTTATAGAACTCTTATGGCAGCAGATAGTGCAGTAATGGTTATAGACTCTGCAAAAGGTGTCGAGGCACAAACAAAGAAACTATTCCAAGTTTGTAAAATGAGAGGAATTCCAATATTTACTTTCATAAACAAAATGGACAGACAAGGAAAAGATCCATTTGAGTTAATGGAGGATCTTGAAAATGTATTGGGAATTCGTTCTTGTCCTGTCAACTGGCCAATAGGATCAGGTAAAGAGTTTAAGGGAGTATTTAACCGCCAAAAAGATCAGATAGAATTATTTAATGATGGAAATCATGGACAATCTATAGCTAAATCTGTAGTCGGAAAAGTAGATGATGAAAAATTTGCGGAGCTATTAGGTGATTCACTTCACGAACAACTATTAAACGATATAGAGTTATTAGATGTAGCTGGAGATGCTTTTGATTTAGATCAAATATCAAAAGGTGAACTAACACCAGTATTTTTCGGAAGTGCTCTTACAAACTTTGGTGTTGAGCCATTTCTTGAGTCATTCCTAGATATAACTACTCCTCCAACACCTCGTGATAGTAATATGGGAGTTGTAGATACTGAATCTGATAATTTCTCTGGATTTATATTCAAAATTCAAGCTAATATGGATAAAGCTCATAGAGATAGAATAGCTTTTTTAAGAATATGTTCTGGTAAATTCGAAAAAGGTATGACAGTAAACCATGTTCAAAGAGGTAAAAAAGTTAAACTTGCTCAACCTCAACAGTTCGTAGCACAAGATCGTGTTATTGTAGATTCTGCTTATCCAGGAGATATTATAGGTATACATGACCCTGGAATATTTAACATTGGAGATACTTTATCTCAAAAACAATCAAAATTACAATACAAGGGTATTCCTCAGTTTGCTCCCGAGCACTTTGCAAGAATTTCTACTTTAAATTCTTTAAAAAGAAAGCAATTCTTAAAAGGAATTACTCAGATATCAGAAGAAGGCGCTATACAAGTTTATAAGCGTCCTAATATAGGTATGGAAGAGCTTATAGTAGGAGTTGTCGGAGTTCTTCAATTAGAAGTATTAGAATATAGATTAAAAAATGAATACAGTGTAGATATAACAATGCAAAGACTTCCTTACCGCTTTATACGTTGGGCAGAAGTTGGAAGCTTTGATGCTCATAGTATGTCTATGACAATGGATACCATCCTTGTTGAAGATAAGGATAAAAACCCTGCATTCTTATTCCAAAGCGAATGGTCCCCTAATCAATTAGTAAGTAGAAATGAAGGATTAGTTTTAAGCGAAACTTCTATATATTAG
- the yjeM gene encoding glutamate/gamma-aminobutyrate family transporter YjeM: MASNAKNTQKLTLISLILMIFTSVFGFNNIPRSFYLMGYGAIPWYILSAITFFIPYAFMMAEYGAAFKNEKGGIYSWMSISVGPKYAFIGTFMWYASYVIWMVNVASGIWVVFSNAIFGTDTTAGWSLFGLSATQTLGILAVVWMIFVTVVSSKGLDKIKKITSIGGTAVALLNVVLIIGGILVLIGNGGELAQPINNASAFVKSPNVAYSTPISVLSFLVFAIFAYGGIEAIGGLVDQTENAEKTFPKGVAISAIIIAVGYAIGIFFVGIFTNWNDILSTDAVHMGNVGYVVMNNLGYQLGQAFGVSQGISVQMGNWMARFVGISMLLALTGAFFTLTYSPLKQLIEGTPKELWPEKITETKDSMPVNAMWIQCVIVSVIILLVSFGGDTVSKFFVILVAMTNVAMTVPYMFVAGAFYSFKKKKEIAKPFEVYKSEKASLISMIVVIFTIGFANLFCIIQPAMNGDMITTAWSIAGPLVFSGAALAIYSRYEKNVKSKENKISA, translated from the coding sequence ATGGCTTCTAATGCTAAAAATACTCAAAAATTAACTTTGATATCTTTGATATTGATGATCTTCACATCTGTATTTGGATTTAATAATATTCCAAGATCATTTTATCTAATGGGATACGGTGCTATTCCGTGGTATATACTATCAGCTATAACGTTTTTTATACCTTATGCATTTATGATGGCTGAATATGGAGCTGCATTTAAAAATGAAAAAGGTGGAATATATTCTTGGATGTCAATATCTGTTGGACCAAAATATGCATTTATTGGAACATTTATGTGGTATGCATCTTATGTAATTTGGATGGTAAACGTTGCATCTGGAATATGGGTAGTATTCTCAAATGCTATATTTGGAACGGATACTACAGCTGGATGGTCTTTATTTGGACTTTCAGCAACTCAAACACTAGGTATACTAGCTGTTGTATGGATGATATTTGTAACAGTTGTATCTAGTAAAGGACTTGATAAAATAAAGAAAATAACTTCTATAGGTGGAACTGCTGTTGCTCTACTTAATGTAGTTTTAATAATAGGAGGTATACTTGTTTTAATAGGAAATGGTGGAGAATTAGCTCAACCTATAAATAATGCAAGTGCATTTGTAAAATCACCAAATGTAGCATATTCAACTCCTATATCTGTTCTTTCATTCCTTGTATTTGCTATATTTGCATATGGAGGTATAGAGGCAATTGGTGGACTTGTAGATCAAACTGAAAATGCGGAAAAAACATTCCCTAAGGGTGTTGCAATATCAGCTATTATTATTGCTGTAGGATATGCTATAGGTATATTCTTTGTAGGTATATTTACTAATTGGAATGATATCTTATCTACTGATGCTGTTCATATGGGTAATGTAGGTTATGTTGTTATGAATAATCTTGGATACCAATTAGGACAAGCTTTTGGAGTTAGTCAAGGTATATCTGTTCAAATGGGAAATTGGATGGCTAGATTTGTTGGTATTTCTATGCTTCTTGCATTAACTGGAGCATTCTTCACATTAACATATTCTCCACTTAAGCAGTTAATAGAAGGTACTCCTAAAGAGTTATGGCCGGAAAAAATAACTGAAACAAAGGACTCAATGCCTGTTAATGCTATGTGGATTCAATGTGTTATAGTTAGTGTAATAATACTTCTTGTATCTTTTGGTGGAGATACGGTTTCTAAATTCTTTGTAATATTAGTAGCTATGACTAATGTTGCGATGACTGTACCGTACATGTTTGTAGCAGGAGCATTCTATTCATTTAAGAAAAAGAAAGAAATTGCAAAACCTTTTGAAGTATACAAGAGTGAAAAAGCTTCTTTAATAAGTATGATAGTAGTAATATTTACTATTGGATTTGCTAACTTATTCTGTATAATACAGCCTGCTATGAATGGAGACATGATTACGACTGCTTGGAGTATAGCAGGGCCTCTAGTATTCTCTGGAGCAGCACTAGCTATATATTCTAGATATGAAAAAAATGTAAAATCAAAAGAAAATAAAATATCAGCATAA
- a CDS encoding 3'-5' exonuclease, producing the protein MNYIIYDLEFNQPRSSKSSSREETKKCPFEIIQIGAIKLDDNFNAIGTFDRLVKPTIYTSIHPYIQDLTNIDMDQLSKADYFPKVYSDFLKFIDDSSIFCVWGKVDLKELFRNIRYHKLELPTTNQYIDVQNHTTKHLKFTKGFSVGLEKAVDTFKIPLDKEFHNAFNDAYYTSKIFKTIYNENIVPQAYDMNRTARSNSSKPKVDMNALFRQFEKMYCRKMSRHEKKIIKLAYMMGKTNQFTVDNKKKTHD; encoded by the coding sequence ATGAACTACATAATATATGACTTAGAATTCAATCAACCAAGATCTAGTAAATCCTCATCAAGAGAAGAAACTAAAAAATGCCCCTTTGAAATAATTCAAATAGGTGCAATTAAACTAGATGATAATTTTAATGCAATAGGTACTTTTGATAGACTTGTAAAACCTACAATATATACATCCATACACCCTTATATACAAGATCTCACTAATATAGATATGGATCAATTAAGTAAAGCAGATTACTTTCCAAAAGTTTATAGCGACTTTTTAAAATTCATAGATGACTCGAGTATTTTTTGTGTATGGGGAAAAGTAGATCTTAAAGAGCTATTTAGAAATATTCGTTACCACAAATTAGAGTTACCTACCACTAATCAATATATAGATGTTCAAAATCATACTACCAAACATCTTAAATTTACCAAAGGATTTAGCGTTGGGCTTGAAAAAGCAGTAGACACTTTCAAAATACCACTTGATAAAGAGTTTCATAATGCTTTTAATGATGCTTATTACACAAGTAAAATATTCAAAACTATATATAACGAAAATATAGTTCCCCAAGCATATGATATGAATAGAACAGCGAGGTCTAATAGTTCAAAGCCAAAAGTTGATATGAATGCTTTATTTAGACAATTTGAAAAAATGTATTGCAGGAAAATGTCTAGACATGAAAAAAAGATTATAAAACTTGCTTATATGATGGGAAAAACAAATCAATTTACTGTAGATAACAAAAAAAAGACTCATGATTAA
- a CDS encoding MATE family efflux transporter translates to MDYLFSKKFTFKEFLKFVAPAVISMVFISLYTIIDGVFVSNLAGPDALASINIVLPIYNIIFGFSIMMGSGGSAIISKMLGEKNNTGANEALSLIVYSGIIIGIILAIVGMIFSTNIFKFLGATDILLPYCISYGNVIILSTPIFIVKAMFEFFVRADGDFNFSLFLSIIGGVVNIVFDYVFIKIFNLGILGAGLATGLGVLVSSIYGFWYFFSPKSKLDFCITKFDFKLLKDSMYNGSSEMVSELSTGITTFLFNILALKYAGESGVAALSIILYIHFLLVSTYLGFSSGIAPLISFNYGAKNSDKLKETFKYSKRFILISSLIIFTTSLVFAPFLVNVFVSSNNNIYNLTLIGLRIFSFSFLFVGLNIFTSAFFTAFSNGKISSITSFSRTFVFVLLGAYIFPPLFEINGLWLIVPFAELVTIFLSIVFIKKYKNTYMY, encoded by the coding sequence ATGGATTATTTATTTTCTAAAAAGTTTACATTCAAAGAATTTTTAAAATTTGTAGCTCCAGCAGTTATATCTATGGTTTTTATATCTCTTTACACAATTATAGATGGAGTATTTGTTTCAAACCTTGCTGGTCCTGATGCTTTAGCTAGTATTAACATAGTTTTGCCTATCTATAATATTATTTTTGGATTTAGCATAATGATGGGCTCAGGGGGCAGTGCTATAATATCAAAAATGCTTGGAGAAAAAAATAATACAGGGGCTAATGAAGCGCTATCTTTAATTGTTTACTCAGGAATTATAATAGGAATAATATTAGCTATTGTAGGCATGATATTTTCTACTAATATTTTCAAGTTTCTAGGTGCAACCGACATACTTTTACCATACTGTATTTCTTATGGTAATGTAATTATACTGTCCACGCCTATATTTATAGTCAAAGCTATGTTTGAGTTTTTTGTTAGAGCTGATGGTGATTTTAATTTTAGTTTATTTTTATCTATAATAGGAGGAGTTGTAAATATTGTCTTCGACTATGTATTTATAAAAATATTTAACCTTGGAATCTTAGGCGCGGGTCTTGCTACTGGTCTTGGAGTATTAGTATCTTCTATATATGGCTTTTGGTATTTCTTTTCGCCCAAATCAAAATTAGATTTTTGTATTACAAAATTTGATTTTAAATTATTAAAAGATTCTATGTATAATGGTTCATCTGAAATGGTATCAGAATTATCAACTGGAATAACTACATTTTTATTTAATATACTAGCCCTAAAATATGCTGGAGAAAGCGGTGTGGCAGCACTGAGTATAATACTATATATACATTTTTTATTAGTATCAACATACTTAGGATTTTCTTCTGGTATAGCTCCTTTAATCAGTTTTAATTACGGTGCTAAGAATTCGGATAAGCTAAAAGAAACATTTAAATATTCTAAAAGATTTATTTTAATCTCTTCTTTAATAATTTTTACTACATCATTAGTTTTTGCTCCATTTTTAGTAAATGTATTCGTAAGTTCGAATAACAATATATATAATTTAACTTTGATAGGCCTTAGAATATTTTCATTTAGCTTTTTATTTGTAGGATTAAATATATTTACATCAGCTTTCTTCACAGCATTTTCTAACGGTAAAATTTCTTCTATAACTTCATTTTCAAGAACATTTGTTTTTGTTTTGCTGGGAGCTTATATATTCCCTCCTTTATTTGAAATAAACGGACTTTGGTTAATAGTTCCTTTTGCCGAACTCGTAACTATATTTCTTTCGATAGTGTTTATAAAAAAATATAAAAATACTTACATGTATTAA
- a CDS encoding MerR family transcriptional regulator: MENILMNGYLSIGEFSKLCGVPRKTLIFYDNIGVFSPAYKNEKNYRYYTLNQFDTFSILTDLRDIGMSLNDIKDYLNEKSPVNYLSMLKQENHKIKKRIAKLKRISNNIENKIKVTYSGINATKYEGPYIKKLDEEYLIVSDLCNSSQEVFMIDIIKFLNYCNLNDMDNGYPMGAMISQESIENKKYTKISKLVLKSDRKLEGCDIHIKKEGLYGCIIHKGSYETTYESYEKLLQYINECGYEIEGGSYENTLLDFFAVKSEEEYLTEVSIKIKKKRSTY, from the coding sequence TTGGAAAATATATTAATGAATGGATATCTTAGTATAGGAGAATTTAGTAAATTATGTGGAGTTCCTAGAAAGACGCTCATATTTTATGATAATATAGGAGTTTTTTCTCCAGCATATAAGAACGAAAAGAATTATAGATATTATACACTAAATCAGTTTGATACTTTTAGTATACTTACAGACCTTAGAGATATTGGGATGTCTTTGAATGACATAAAAGATTATTTAAATGAAAAAAGTCCTGTAAATTACTTAAGTATGCTAAAGCAAGAAAATCACAAAATAAAAAAAAGAATTGCTAAATTAAAAAGAATAAGTAATAATATTGAAAACAAAATAAAAGTAACATATAGTGGTATTAATGCTACAAAGTATGAGGGACCATATATTAAAAAACTTGATGAAGAATATCTTATTGTATCTGATTTATGTAATAGTTCACAAGAAGTGTTTATGATTGATATAATAAAGTTTCTAAATTATTGCAATTTAAACGATATGGATAATGGGTATCCTATGGGTGCTATGATAAGTCAAGAATCTATAGAAAATAAGAAATATACAAAAATTTCTAAGTTGGTTTTGAAAAGTGACCGTAAATTAGAAGGTTGTGATATTCATATAAAAAAAGAAGGTTTATATGGGTGTATTATTCATAAAGGAAGTTATGAAACAACTTATGAATCATATGAAAAATTATTACAGTATATAAATGAATGTGGATATGAAATTGAAGGTGGTTCTTATGAAAATACATTGTTAGATTTTTTTGCAGTAAAGAGTGAAGAAGAGTATTTAACAGAAGTATCTATAAAAATTAAAAAAAAGAGGAGTACTTATTAA
- a CDS encoding ATP-dependent Clp protease adaptor ClpS: METNIITKQKDKIKIKKPKHYKVIMHNDDYTTMEFVVYVLMNIFNKKIEVANKIMIDVHKKGMGIAGVYPYDIAATKISIAMNMAKEEGFPFKLTIEEE; the protein is encoded by the coding sequence ATGGAAACTAACATTATAACTAAACAAAAAGATAAAATTAAGATAAAAAAGCCAAAGCATTATAAAGTAATTATGCACAATGATGATTATACTACAATGGAATTTGTAGTATATGTACTTATGAATATATTTAATAAAAAAATTGAGGTTGCAAATAAAATAATGATTGATGTACACAAAAAGGGAATGGGGATTGCTGGAGTATATCCTTATGATATTGCAGCAACTAAGATTTCTATAGCCATGAATATGGCAAAAGAAGAAGGATTTCCTTTTAAACTTACTATTGAAGAGGAGTAA
- the clpA gene encoding ATP-dependent Clp protease ATP-binding subunit ClpA, giving the protein MNITNIVNEVILKAYEEAKTNNCEYVTAEHLLYVSLYYYKVIDAFRECGADVEELKNNLRVYIDEYINKVDDFEPLESVAFQQVIIMANAQVKSCGKDVIDIDHLLSAIYNLDDSYAKYYLLDQGVTKRDLVYNLDNSIEEEYEIMDEEYEEYEEYEEETKNESVINKYALNLTEIANNEKSDPLIGREDILDRTIQILCRRSKNNPIHIGEPGVGKTSITLGLAKLILDGKVPNKLKKAQIFSLDIGSMLSGTKYRGDFEERIKKVLDNIKDHENPIVYIDEIHNIVGAGALSGSSLDASNLLKPYLLEGKIKFIGASTFDEYKKYFEKDKALNRRFQKIEIKEPSITESIEILNGLKENYENYHNVRYTDESIKSAVILSDKYINDKFLPDKAIDIIDEAGAYVRISACNEEEIVINEEIIEKILAKVCNVPKETVEANEISSLKNLEKVLKNNIFGQDEAIKEVTRCIKMSRAGLNEDNKPVGSMLFVGPTGVGKTEIAKNIAKTLGIELIRFDMSEYTEKHSASKLIGSPPGYVGYEEGGLLTDSIRKNPHCVLLLDEIEKAHTDILNVLLQVMDNATLTDNQGRKADFKNVIIIMTSNAGAKNIGKNFVGFGDRCMNSKAIDDEVKKVFSPEFRNRLNKIVKFNHVDDDMAVNIAKKELEEFKEKLNKKNISIDFANSCVEYISKKGVSKEFGAREIIRLIDSKLKPLLVDEILFGDLSKGGRCMIDVINGEFKLEIL; this is encoded by the coding sequence ATGAATATAACAAACATAGTAAATGAAGTGATATTAAAGGCGTATGAAGAAGCAAAAACCAACAATTGTGAATACGTTACAGCAGAACACTTGCTTTATGTGTCTTTATATTACTATAAAGTTATAGATGCTTTTAGAGAATGTGGGGCAGACGTAGAGGAACTAAAAAATAATTTGAGGGTTTATATAGACGAATACATAAATAAGGTAGACGATTTTGAACCTTTAGAAAGTGTAGCATTTCAGCAAGTAATCATAATGGCCAATGCTCAAGTTAAAAGCTGTGGTAAAGATGTTATTGATATAGACCATTTGTTGTCAGCTATATACAATTTAGACGACAGTTATGCTAAATACTACTTATTAGATCAAGGGGTTACAAAGAGAGATTTAGTATATAATTTAGACAATAGCATTGAAGAAGAGTATGAAATAATGGATGAAGAATATGAAGAATATGAAGAATATGAAGAAGAAACGAAAAATGAATCTGTTATAAACAAATATGCTCTAAATCTTACTGAAATTGCAAATAATGAAAAAAGTGATCCTCTTATAGGTAGAGAAGATATACTAGATAGAACTATTCAAATACTTTGCAGAAGAAGTAAGAATAACCCTATTCATATAGGGGAGCCTGGAGTTGGAAAGACATCTATTACGCTTGGACTTGCAAAGTTGATTCTTGATGGAAAGGTTCCTAATAAGCTGAAAAAAGCTCAAATATTCTCTTTGGATATAGGATCTATGTTATCTGGAACAAAGTATAGAGGAGATTTTGAAGAAAGAATAAAAAAAGTTTTAGACAATATAAAAGATCATGAAAATCCTATTGTATATATAGATGAGATTCACAACATAGTAGGGGCTGGAGCATTAAGTGGATCTTCACTCGATGCATCTAATTTATTAAAACCATATTTACTAGAAGGAAAAATTAAGTTTATAGGTGCGAGTACTTTTGACGAATATAAGAAATACTTTGAAAAGGATAAAGCATTAAATAGAAGATTTCAAAAGATAGAAATTAAGGAACCATCTATAACAGAAAGTATAGAAATATTGAATGGTCTAAAAGAAAATTATGAAAATTATCATAATGTAAGATATACAGACGAATCTATAAAAAGTGCTGTTATATTAAGTGATAAATATATAAATGATAAGTTTTTACCTGATAAGGCTATAGATATAATAGATGAAGCAGGGGCTTATGTTAGAATAAGTGCTTGTAATGAAGAAGAAATAGTTATTAATGAGGAGATAATTGAGAAAATACTAGCAAAAGTATGTAATGTACCTAAAGAAACTGTAGAAGCAAATGAAATAAGTTCTCTCAAAAATTTAGAAAAAGTTCTAAAAAACAATATATTTGGACAAGATGAGGCTATTAAAGAAGTTACAAGATGTATTAAGATGTCAAGGGCTGGGCTTAATGAAGACAATAAACCAGTTGGATCTATGTTATTTGTAGGGCCTACAGGAGTTGGAAAAACTGAAATAGCTAAAAATATAGCTAAAACTTTAGGTATAGAGCTTATAAGGTTTGATATGAGTGAATATACAGAAAAGCATTCTGCTTCTAAATTAATAGGCTCACCTCCAGGATATGTAGGTTATGAAGAGGGAGGATTGCTTACGGACTCTATTAGAAAAAATCCTCATTGTGTTTTACTTTTAGATGAAATAGAGAAAGCTCATACGGATATATTGAATGTATTGCTTCAAGTTATGGATAATGCAACTCTTACTGACAATCAAGGGAGAAAAGCTGACTTTAAAAATGTAATAATAATAATGACTTCGAATGCAGGTGCTAAAAATATCGGGAAAAACTTTGTGGGATTTGGCGATAGATGCATGAATTCAAAGGCAATAGATGATGAAGTAAAGAAAGTATTCAGCCCAGAGTTTAGAAATAGACTTAATAAAATAGTTAAATTCAATCATGTAGATGATGATATGGCAGTTAATATAGCTAAAAAAGAACTTGAAGAGTTTAAAGAAAAGTTAAATAAAAAGAATATATCAATTGATTTTGCAAACTCTTGTGTAGAATATATATCTAAAAAAGGAGTATCAAAGGAGTTTGGAGCTAGAGAAATTATAAGGCTTATAGATTCAAAATTAAAACCGTTGCTTGTAGATGAGATTTTATTTGGAGATTTAAGCAAAGGTGGAAGATGTATGATTGATGTAATTAATGGAGAATTTAAACTTGAAATATTGTAG
- a CDS encoding Crp/Fnr family transcriptional regulator encodes MKKISNDTLLNKYIVKHNVKNIFDDNTLKYAQIHYYEKNEDILQADCELNYYYLFVDGKIKISYLLENGKSILLKFCTDFESLGDLELLNDIPIRCNVEAIENTYLIALPAKILRDSYCDNPKFLKHIINSLSNKLDATCNNSSYNLVYPLINRLSSYIVEHITDKGYIQLNSSFKEIAQFLGTTYRHLNRTFNTLESKGIIKCDDKTIYILQEEELKKLSKNLYI; translated from the coding sequence ATGAAAAAAATATCGAACGACACTCTTTTAAATAAATATATAGTTAAACACAATGTAAAAAATATATTCGATGATAATACATTAAAATACGCCCAAATTCACTACTATGAAAAAAACGAAGATATACTTCAAGCAGACTGTGAACTGAATTATTATTATTTATTTGTAGATGGAAAAATAAAAATATCATATCTTTTAGAAAACGGTAAATCTATATTACTCAAATTTTGCACAGATTTTGAGTCATTAGGAGATTTAGAACTTTTAAACGATATACCTATTCGTTGTAATGTAGAAGCAATTGAAAATACATACCTAATAGCACTTCCTGCTAAAATATTAAGAGATAGTTACTGTGATAACCCTAAGTTTTTAAAGCATATAATAAATTCTCTAAGCAATAAACTAGACGCAACATGTAACAATAGTTCCTATAATCTTGTGTATCCTCTTATAAACAGATTATCCAGTTATATAGTAGAACATATAACAGATAAAGGTTATATACAACTTAATTCGTCATTTAAAGAAATTGCTCAGTTTTTAGGTACAACTTACAGACATCTAAATAGAACATTTAATACACTTGAATCAAAAGGAATTATAAAATGTGATGACAAAACAATATATATACTACAAGAAGAAGAATTAAAAAAATTATCTAAAAATTTATATATATAA
- a CDS encoding DMT family transporter, with product MYKNLGIITGIILAIMLFFNGILASITGPYMSTLIFHIIGLIIIMIISIVTKNKVSDLRKIPALFLLPGVLSVLTIGLNNICIPQIGITLVVGISLFGQLIMSNIVDHFGMFGMPINKFKKEKITGFSIISLGIIAMIII from the coding sequence ATGTATAAAAATTTAGGAATTATAACGGGGATTATATTAGCGATAATGCTCTTTTTTAATGGAATTTTAGCCAGCATAACGGGACCTTATATGAGTACTCTTATATTTCATATTATAGGACTTATAATTATTATGATAATTTCAATTGTAACAAAGAATAAAGTATCTGATTTAAGAAAAATACCTGCGTTATTTTTATTACCTGGAGTGCTCAGTGTTTTAACTATAGGTTTGAATAACATTTGTATTCCTCAAATAGGGATAACCCTTGTTGTAGGAATTAGCTTGTTTGGTCAACTGATTATGTCTAATATAGTAGATCATTTTGGGATGTTTGGAATGCCTATAAATAAATTTAAAAAAGAAAAAATAACAGGTTTCTCTATTATTTCCCTTGGAATAATAGCTATGATAATAATATAG
- a CDS encoding DMT family transporter → MYILFAFLTGISIVINTIINGKLAQREGMVNGVIINYLMGTIASIIVCFVMRNSIPSLSSIGYVPIHYFLGGFVGVSIIYLFNTIVPQIPAVYVVILPFIGQILTSAIIDYIYLDIFSKGKIIGGILFLIGLVYNARIDKKYKKENEPVLEVKA, encoded by the coding sequence ATGTATATATTATTTGCATTTTTAACTGGTATATCAATAGTGATTAATACAATTATAAATGGAAAGCTTGCTCAAAGAGAAGGAATGGTAAATGGAGTTATTATAAATTATTTGATGGGTACAATAGCTTCTATTATAGTGTGTTTTGTAATGAGAAATTCGATTCCATCGTTAAGTAGTATAGGGTACGTTCCTATACATTATTTTTTAGGGGGATTTGTAGGTGTTTCAATAATTTATTTATTCAATACTATAGTGCCTCAAATTCCTGCTGTGTACGTAGTTATACTTCCGTTTATAGGACAGATACTTACAAGTGCTATTATAGATTATATATACTTAGATATTTTTTCTAAAGGAAAAATAATAGGTGGTATACTATTTCTTATAGGCCTTGTATATAATGCAAGAATAGATAAGAAATATAAAAAAGAAAATGAGCCTGTACTAGAAGTTAAAGCCTAG